The proteins below come from a single Asanoa ferruginea genomic window:
- a CDS encoding TetR/AcrR family transcriptional regulator, whose protein sequence is MSATQRREQLIAIGRQLFAERGFDATSIEEVAARAKVSKPVVYEHFGGKEGLYAVVVDREVRSLLDRITNALTAGHPRELLEQAALALLDYIEQETDGFRVLVRESPVMSSTGTFSSVLNDLAHQAEHILGAEFKSRGFDPKLAELYSQALVGMVAVTGRWWLEVRKPRKDVVASHLVNLAWNGLSHLESKPALVVRDRSA, encoded by the coding sequence ATGTCCGCGACCCAGCGTCGTGAGCAGCTGATCGCGATCGGGCGTCAGCTGTTCGCCGAGCGCGGCTTCGACGCCACGTCGATCGAAGAGGTGGCCGCCCGGGCCAAGGTCTCCAAGCCGGTGGTCTACGAGCACTTCGGCGGCAAGGAAGGCCTCTACGCGGTCGTCGTCGACCGCGAGGTGCGCTCCCTACTCGACCGGATCACCAACGCGCTGACCGCGGGACACCCGCGCGAGCTGCTCGAGCAGGCCGCGCTCGCCCTCCTCGACTACATCGAGCAGGAGACCGACGGGTTCCGGGTGCTGGTCCGCGAGTCGCCGGTGATGTCATCGACCGGCACCTTCAGCAGCGTGCTCAACGACCTCGCACATCAGGCCGAGCACATCCTGGGCGCCGAGTTCAAGTCCCGCGGCTTCGACCCCAAGCTGGCCGAGCTCTACTCGCAGGCGCTGGTCGGCATGGTCGCGGTGACCGGCCGCTGGTGGCTCGAGGTGCGCAAGCCACGCAAAGACGTGGTGGCCAGCCACCTGGTCAACCTGGCCTGGAACGGCCTGTCCCACCTGGAGTCCAAGCCGGCCCTGGTGGTCCGCGACCGCTCGGCCTAG
- a CDS encoding acyl-CoA desaturase: MTTVTATPDQTTTSIGPKPLTEGKQPLGVLIALWFFVVLPFLAVLAAIPVAAVGGWLSWTDAAIALVLYVVSGLGITVGFHRYFTHGSFKAKRWLRVTLAVAGSFAIEGNVIQWVADHRRHHAFSDLEGDPHSPWRFGGGFWGLTKGLFFAHVGWLFSRELGNRKRFAPDLLADKAIARVDKLFPLLVVISVLSPALVGGLVTMSWMGALTAFFWAGLVRIAVLHHITWSINSVCHVYGERPFEVRQGDKASNFWPLAILSFGESWHNLHHADPTCARHGVLRGQLDISARVIWLFEKAGAAYDVRWPKPERIAAKLIDKKA, encoded by the coding sequence ATGACCACCGTCACCGCGACTCCCGACCAGACGACGACATCCATCGGCCCGAAGCCACTGACTGAGGGCAAGCAACCGCTCGGAGTGCTGATCGCGCTCTGGTTCTTCGTCGTCCTGCCGTTCCTCGCGGTGCTCGCGGCCATTCCGGTCGCCGCTGTGGGCGGCTGGCTGTCGTGGACGGACGCGGCGATCGCCCTGGTCCTTTACGTCGTCTCGGGCCTCGGCATCACGGTGGGCTTCCACCGCTACTTCACGCACGGCTCGTTCAAGGCGAAGCGCTGGCTGCGGGTGACCCTCGCGGTGGCCGGCTCGTTCGCGATCGAGGGCAACGTGATCCAGTGGGTCGCCGACCACCGTCGGCACCACGCGTTCTCCGACCTCGAGGGTGACCCGCACTCGCCGTGGCGCTTCGGCGGCGGTTTCTGGGGCCTGACCAAGGGCCTGTTCTTCGCGCACGTCGGCTGGCTCTTCTCCCGCGAGCTGGGCAACCGGAAGCGGTTCGCCCCGGACCTGCTCGCCGACAAGGCGATCGCCCGGGTCGACAAGCTCTTCCCGCTGCTGGTGGTCATCTCCGTGCTGTCGCCCGCCCTGGTCGGCGGCCTGGTCACGATGTCCTGGATGGGCGCGCTGACCGCGTTCTTCTGGGCCGGCCTGGTGCGCATCGCGGTGCTGCACCACATCACCTGGTCGATCAACTCGGTCTGCCACGTCTACGGCGAGCGCCCGTTCGAGGTGCGCCAGGGCGACAAGGCCAGCAACTTCTGGCCGCTCGCGATCCTGTCGTTCGGCGAGAGCTGGCACAACCTGCACCACGCCGACCCGACCTGCGCCCGGCACGGCGTGCTGCGCGGTCAGCTCGACATCTCGGCCCGGGTGATCTGGCTCTTCGAGAAGGCCGGCGCCGCCTACGACGTGCGTTGGCCCAAGCCGGAACGGATCGCCGCCAAGCTCATCGACAAGAAGGCCTGA
- the glmU gene encoding bifunctional UDP-N-acetylglucosamine diphosphorylase/glucosamine-1-phosphate N-acetyltransferase GlmU, translating into MTEDRTVVILAAGEGKRMKSALSKMLHPLLGRTLLGHVLAAAAPVEADRTLVVVGHAADQVEAHLAEVAPGATPVLQAEQHGTGHAVRIALDAVPDATGTVVVLNGDVPLLRGETVSALVAAHELAGTAATVLTAEVPDPTGLGRIVRDPSGGLERIVEERDASPAEKAIREINAGIYAFDARLLRAALAKLTSDNDQGEEYLTDVFGLLAAAGEPVAVHVATVAEETLGCNDRVELAALRGRLRDRINADLMRSGVTILDPATTWIDVTVAVEPDAVIDQNTQLRGATQVGTGATIGPDTTLIDTVVEAGATVLRAHAVQAKIGSGASVGPYAYLRPGTRLAHKSKIGTFVETKNSEIGEGSKVPHLSYVGDATIGEYSNIGAASVFVNYDGVSKHRTVIGSHARTGSDNMFVAPVEVGDGAYTGAGTVVRRDVPPGALSVSGGQQRIFEGWVESRRPGTAAAEAARAARDQLHATQDADADVDAPGDTSSE; encoded by the coding sequence GTGACCGAAGACCGCACCGTCGTCATCCTCGCCGCAGGCGAGGGAAAGCGGATGAAATCGGCGTTGTCGAAGATGCTGCACCCGCTGCTCGGCCGCACCCTGCTCGGTCACGTGCTGGCCGCCGCGGCGCCGGTCGAGGCCGACCGCACGCTGGTCGTCGTCGGGCACGCCGCTGACCAGGTCGAGGCGCACCTCGCCGAGGTCGCGCCCGGTGCGACCCCGGTGCTCCAGGCCGAGCAGCACGGCACCGGCCACGCGGTGCGCATCGCGCTCGACGCGGTGCCCGACGCGACCGGCACGGTCGTGGTGCTCAACGGCGACGTGCCGTTGCTGCGCGGCGAGACGGTCAGCGCGCTGGTGGCCGCGCACGAGCTGGCCGGCACCGCCGCCACCGTGCTCACCGCCGAGGTGCCCGACCCGACCGGGCTCGGCCGGATCGTCCGCGACCCGTCCGGCGGCCTGGAGCGGATCGTCGAGGAGCGCGACGCGAGCCCGGCGGAGAAGGCGATCCGTGAGATCAACGCCGGCATCTACGCCTTCGACGCCCGCCTGCTGCGCGCCGCGCTGGCCAAGCTGACCAGCGACAACGACCAGGGCGAGGAATACCTGACCGACGTGTTCGGCCTGCTCGCCGCCGCCGGCGAGCCGGTCGCGGTGCACGTCGCGACCGTCGCCGAGGAGACCCTGGGCTGCAACGACCGGGTCGAGCTCGCGGCGCTGCGCGGTCGCCTGCGCGACCGGATCAACGCCGACCTGATGCGCTCCGGCGTGACCATCCTCGACCCGGCCACCACCTGGATCGACGTGACGGTGGCCGTCGAGCCCGACGCGGTGATCGACCAGAACACCCAGCTCCGCGGCGCCACCCAGGTCGGCACCGGCGCCACGATCGGCCCCGACACCACGCTGATCGACACGGTCGTCGAGGCCGGCGCGACAGTGCTGCGGGCACACGCGGTGCAGGCCAAGATCGGCTCGGGCGCGAGCGTCGGCCCCTACGCCTACCTGCGGCCCGGCACCCGGCTGGCGCACAAGTCCAAGATCGGCACGTTCGTCGAGACCAAGAACTCCGAGATCGGCGAGGGCTCGAAGGTGCCCCACCTCTCCTACGTCGGCGACGCGACGATCGGCGAATACAGCAACATCGGCGCCGCCTCGGTCTTCGTCAACTACGACGGGGTTAGCAAGCACCGCACGGTCATCGGCAGCCACGCCCGCACCGGCTCCGACAACATGTTCGTCGCGCCGGTCGAGGTGGGCGACGGCGCCTACACCGGCGCCGGCACGGTGGTGCGGCGCGACGTGCCACCGGGCGCGCTCTCGGTGTCCGGCGGCCAGCAGCGGATCTTCGAAGGATGGGTCGAATCCCGGCGTCCGGGGACAGCTGCGGCGGAAGCGGCCCGCGCTGCGCGTGACCAACTGCACGCGACGCAAGACGCTGATGCCGACGTCGATGCTCCGGGAGATACTTCAAGCGAGTAA
- a CDS encoding ribose-phosphate diphosphokinase, whose product MGSIVAENRKSLMLFSGRGFPELVTEMGEVLGVAPTPTDAYEFANGEIFVRYRESVRGSDAFVVQSAGEGVNKWVMETLIMVDALKRGSAKRITVVLPFYPYARQDKKHRGREPISARLVADLLKQAGANRILTVDLHTAQIQGFFDGPVDHLFAMDVLASYVERKYAGRPMTVVAPDSGRVRVAERWTDRLGGCPLAFIHKTRDPLKPNQVVANRVVGDVEGRVCLIVDDMIDTGSTIAKAAEILHDTGAADVVVAATHALLSDPATERLKNSRISEVVVTNTLPLPPEKRLDKITVLSIAPLLARAIREVFDDGSVTTLFGGLS is encoded by the coding sequence ATGGGCAGCATCGTCGCCGAAAACCGCAAGAGCCTGATGCTCTTCTCCGGCCGGGGGTTCCCCGAGCTGGTCACCGAGATGGGCGAGGTGCTCGGCGTGGCGCCGACGCCGACCGACGCCTACGAGTTCGCCAACGGCGAGATCTTCGTCCGCTACCGCGAGTCCGTCCGGGGCTCCGACGCCTTCGTCGTGCAGTCCGCCGGCGAGGGTGTCAACAAGTGGGTGATGGAAACGCTGATCATGGTCGACGCGCTCAAGCGCGGTTCGGCCAAGCGGATCACCGTGGTCCTGCCCTTCTACCCCTACGCGCGGCAGGACAAGAAGCACCGCGGCCGTGAGCCGATCTCCGCGCGGCTGGTCGCCGACCTGCTCAAGCAGGCGGGCGCCAACCGGATCCTGACCGTCGACCTGCACACCGCCCAGATCCAGGGCTTCTTCGACGGGCCGGTCGACCACCTCTTCGCGATGGACGTGCTGGCCAGCTACGTCGAGCGCAAATACGCCGGCCGGCCGATGACCGTGGTCGCGCCCGACTCCGGCCGGGTCCGGGTCGCCGAGCGCTGGACCGACCGGCTGGGCGGCTGCCCGCTGGCGTTCATCCACAAGACCCGCGACCCGCTGAAGCCCAACCAGGTGGTCGCCAACCGGGTGGTCGGCGACGTCGAGGGCCGGGTCTGCCTGATCGTCGACGACATGATCGACACCGGCAGCACCATCGCCAAGGCCGCCGAGATCCTGCACGACACGGGTGCGGCCGACGTGGTCGTGGCGGCCACCCACGCGCTGCTCTCCGACCCGGCCACCGAGCGGCTCAAGAACAGCCGGATCAGCGAAGTCGTCGTGACCAACACGCTGCCGCTGCCGCCGGAAAAGCGGCTCGACAAGATCACCGTTTTGTCGATCGCTCCGCTGCTGGCCAGGGCCATCCGCGAGGTCTTCGACGACGGGTCCGTTACGACCTTGTTCGGCGGGTTGAGCTAA
- a CDS encoding 50S ribosomal protein L25/general stress protein Ctc, producing the protein MSEVKIAAEPRTEFGKGGARRTRRAGLVPAVLYGHGEKPKHIALPAREFAAAIRHGGANQLFAIEVSDGTQALALPKAIQRDPVRDTYEHIDLLLVRRGEKVTVDIRVSLIGEAAPGTLVVHESDTLSVSADATRLPDHFEVSIEGLEAGSKITAADVTLPDGTELVADPETTIAVITVAPSAEALEGETAEGEAAEGEGAEGEAAGEASEESAAAAS; encoded by the coding sequence GTGTCCGAGGTAAAGATCGCTGCCGAACCGCGTACCGAGTTCGGCAAGGGTGGTGCCCGCCGCACCCGGCGCGCCGGCCTGGTGCCGGCCGTGCTCTATGGCCACGGCGAGAAGCCCAAGCACATCGCGCTGCCCGCGCGTGAGTTCGCCGCCGCGATCCGCCACGGTGGTGCCAACCAGCTCTTCGCGATAGAGGTCAGCGACGGCACCCAGGCGCTGGCCCTGCCGAAGGCGATCCAGCGCGACCCGGTGCGCGACACCTACGAGCACATCGACCTGCTGCTGGTTCGTCGCGGCGAGAAGGTCACCGTCGACATCCGGGTGTCCCTGATCGGCGAGGCGGCGCCCGGCACGCTGGTCGTGCACGAGAGCGACACCCTTTCGGTCAGCGCCGACGCGACGCGCCTGCCCGACCACTTCGAGGTCTCGATCGAGGGCCTCGAGGCGGGCTCGAAGATCACCGCCGCCGACGTCACCCTGCCGGACGGCACCGAGCTGGTCGCCGACCCGGAGACCACCATCGCCGTCATCACGGTCGCGCCGAGCGCCGAGGCGCTCGAGGGCGAGACCGCCGAGGGCGAGGCGGCTGAGGGCGAGGGCGCCGAGGGCGAGGCTGCCGGCGAGGCGAGCGAGGAGTCGGCTGCGGCCGCTTCCTAA
- the pth gene encoding aminoacyl-tRNA hydrolase gives MEATAPFLVVGLGNPGKEYAKNRHNVGFMVADLIADRIGAKFSRHRRAVGEVAEGRLGFGGPRLVLVKPLTYMNLSGGPVVALAQFYKVPPEQIIAVHDELDIPYGQIRAKVGGGEGGHNGLRSMSKSLGTKDYARVRFGIGRPPGRQDPADYVLSDFSAAERKELDFLVDRAADVAEAVATRGAEWAQNAYNGS, from the coding sequence GTGGAAGCGACAGCGCCGTTCCTCGTGGTCGGTCTTGGCAACCCCGGTAAGGAGTACGCCAAGAACCGACACAACGTGGGCTTCATGGTGGCCGACCTGATCGCCGACCGGATCGGGGCCAAGTTCAGCCGGCACCGCCGCGCGGTCGGCGAGGTCGCCGAGGGCCGGCTCGGTTTCGGCGGGCCGCGACTCGTGCTGGTCAAGCCGCTGACCTACATGAACCTCTCCGGTGGCCCGGTGGTCGCGCTCGCGCAGTTCTACAAGGTGCCGCCGGAGCAGATCATCGCCGTCCACGACGAGCTCGACATCCCCTACGGCCAGATCCGCGCCAAGGTCGGCGGCGGCGAGGGCGGGCACAACGGCCTGCGTTCGATGTCGAAGTCGCTCGGCACCAAGGACTACGCCCGGGTGCGGTTCGGCATCGGCCGTCCACCCGGCCGGCAGGACCCGGCCGACTACGTGCTGAGCGACTTCTCCGCGGCCGAGCGCAAAGAGCTCGACTTCCTGGTCGACCGGGCCGCCGACGTCGCCGAGGCGGTCGCGACCCGCGGAGCTGAATGGGCACAAAACGCCTATAACGGATCCTGA
- a CDS encoding sugar transferase, translating into MREVMDRGLDVSEAARPVRTRRAAAKPPAPARSSLLRRIPGRHVALSRRAAWEARYIRTLLLADFLVGAAAGGLAFKLRFGDDLTRYNQDYLVLSALLPFALVVAVGLSRVYEARFLFVGTDEYQRVIRAGLSLIAGVAMVSYALEIPLARSYVLIALPAATFATVAVRFGLRKRLHRARKKGDCLRRVIVVGHELAVIHLARQLCRERYHGLEVVGACLPPQHDGEVGLPVYGTFDDVADAVDVSGADTVIVLSCPEIDGQTLRRLAWRLERDEIDLILANALIDVAGDRTTIRPVDGLPMLHVEHPRLEGTARLGKEVFDRLGAALLVALLSPVLLVVALCIRLESPGPVLFRQVRTGRDGREFLIYKFRSMYLDAEARLAELRHLNEHDGVLFKIRNDPRITPVGRRLRRFSLDELPQLFNVLLGQMSLVGPRPPLPQEVAQYADDVRRRLAVKPGMTGLWQVSGRSDLPWEEAVRLDLRYVENWSLSLDLVILMRTLAAVVRPSGAY; encoded by the coding sequence GTGCGCGAAGTGATGGACCGCGGGCTCGACGTCAGCGAAGCCGCGCGCCCCGTCCGGACCCGGCGCGCAGCCGCTAAGCCCCCCGCACCGGCCCGCAGTTCCCTGCTGCGCCGGATACCCGGCCGGCACGTCGCCCTGTCCCGCCGGGCGGCCTGGGAAGCGCGCTACATCCGTACCCTGTTGCTCGCCGATTTCCTGGTTGGTGCCGCCGCCGGCGGCCTGGCCTTCAAGCTGCGCTTCGGTGACGACCTGACCCGCTACAACCAGGACTACCTGGTGCTCTCGGCGCTGCTGCCGTTCGCACTGGTCGTCGCGGTCGGGCTGTCCCGCGTGTATGAGGCGCGGTTCCTGTTCGTCGGCACCGACGAGTATCAGCGGGTGATCCGGGCCGGGCTGAGCCTGATCGCCGGCGTCGCGATGGTCTCCTACGCGCTGGAGATCCCGCTCGCCCGCTCCTATGTGCTGATCGCCCTGCCGGCCGCCACCTTCGCCACCGTCGCGGTCCGCTTCGGCCTCCGCAAACGCCTGCACCGGGCGCGCAAGAAGGGCGACTGCCTGCGCCGGGTGATCGTGGTCGGTCACGAACTCGCCGTGATCCACCTGGCCCGGCAACTGTGCCGCGAGCGCTATCACGGCCTCGAGGTGGTCGGCGCCTGCCTGCCGCCGCAACACGACGGCGAGGTCGGGCTGCCGGTCTACGGCACCTTCGACGACGTCGCGGACGCCGTCGACGTATCGGGCGCCGACACGGTGATCGTGCTGTCCTGCCCGGAGATCGACGGGCAGACGCTGCGCCGGCTGGCCTGGCGGCTGGAGCGCGACGAGATCGACCTGATCCTGGCCAACGCGCTGATCGACGTGGCCGGCGACCGCACCACCATCCGGCCGGTCGACGGGTTGCCGATGCTGCACGTCGAGCACCCGCGCCTGGAGGGCACCGCCCGGCTCGGCAAGGAGGTGTTCGATCGGTTGGGCGCCGCGTTGCTGGTGGCGCTGCTGTCACCCGTCCTGCTGGTCGTCGCCCTCTGCATCCGGCTCGAGTCACCAGGACCGGTACTCTTCCGGCAGGTACGCACCGGTCGCGATGGCCGGGAGTTCCTGATCTACAAGTTCCGCAGCATGTACCTCGACGCGGAGGCCCGGCTCGCGGAGCTGCGACACCTCAACGAGCACGACGGCGTCCTCTTCAAGATTCGCAACGACCCGCGGATCACCCCGGTGGGGCGCCGGCTGCGCCGGTTCTCGCTCGACGAGCTTCCGCAGTTGTTCAACGTGCTGCTCGGCCAGATGTCGCTGGTGGGCCCGCGACCGCCGCTGCCACAGGAAGTGGCGCAATACGCCGACGACGTGCGGCGCAGGCTCGCGGTCAAGCCCGGGATGACCGGGCTGTGGCAGGTGTCGGGCCGGTCCGACCTGCCGTGGGAGGAGGCGGTCCGGTTGGACCTGCGCTACGTGGAGAACTGGTCGCTCTCCCTCGATCTGGTGATCCTGATGCGCACCCTGGCCGCCGTCGTGCGCCCGAGCGGCGCCTACTGA
- a CDS encoding inositol monophosphatase family protein — MTPPVIDGAFARWLAGRAGDLLLRTRAEVGFADPHALKAAGDKLSHELMRTELARWRPADAVLSEEDKDARSLGSGADRLGAERVWIVDPLDGTREFSEEGRDDWAVHVALWGRHGTSPHKLLAGAVAIPAQHRTLATDFPPAYPPMGPHPRLRLAASRSRPPAFLADLAAGLNAELVPMGSAGVKIAAVVGGEVDAYVHAGGQYEWDSAAPVAVATATGLHASRIDGSALKYNETDPRLPDLVVCRKDLAPRLLAALRQHLAG, encoded by the coding sequence ATGACTCCGCCGGTGATCGATGGCGCGTTCGCCCGTTGGCTGGCCGGGCGCGCCGGTGACCTGTTGCTGCGTACCCGGGCCGAGGTCGGCTTCGCCGATCCGCACGCTTTGAAAGCGGCCGGCGACAAGCTGTCACACGAGCTGATGCGCACCGAGCTGGCCCGCTGGCGGCCGGCCGACGCGGTGCTCTCCGAGGAAGACAAGGACGCCCGGTCGCTTGGCAGCGGCGCCGATCGGCTCGGCGCCGAGCGGGTGTGGATCGTCGACCCGCTCGACGGCACCCGCGAGTTCTCCGAGGAGGGCCGTGACGACTGGGCGGTGCACGTGGCCCTCTGGGGTCGGCACGGCACCAGCCCGCACAAGCTGCTCGCCGGCGCGGTCGCGATCCCGGCACAGCACCGGACGCTGGCGACCGACTTTCCCCCCGCGTACCCCCCGATGGGTCCGCATCCTCGTTTGCGCCTGGCCGCGAGCCGCAGTCGGCCGCCGGCCTTCCTGGCCGACCTGGCCGCGGGGCTCAACGCCGAGCTGGTGCCGATGGGGTCGGCCGGCGTGAAGATCGCCGCGGTGGTCGGCGGCGAGGTCGACGCCTACGTGCACGCCGGTGGGCAATACGAGTGGGACTCCGCGGCGCCGGTCGCTGTGGCGACGGCCACCGGGCTGCACGCTTCCCGGATCGACGGATCTGCGCTGAAATACAACGAGACCGATCCCCGGCTCCCCGATCTGGTGGTCTGTCGCAAAGATCTGGCACCCCGGTTGCTCGCGGCGCTGCGGCAACACCTCGCGGGGTAG
- the cysD gene encoding sulfate adenylyltransferase subunit CysD, whose product MPPAYRVSHLAALEAESIFVMREVVAELERPVLLFSGGKDSIVMLRLAEKAFAPARIPFPVMHVDTGHNFPEVINFRDRRVAELGLHLVVASVPEAIESGLVVEPGDGTRNRIQTPVLLDAVEKYRFDALFGGARRDEEKARAKERVFSFRDEFGQWDPKNQRPELWSLYNGRHHTGESIRVFPLSNWTELDVWHYIQHERLDLPSIYYAHERSVISRDGMLYAVNEFISPRGAEQPFTAKVRYRTVGDASCTAAVESAADTVEKVIDEVAATRITERGATRGDDRVSEAAMEDRKREGYF is encoded by the coding sequence ATGCCGCCGGCCTACCGGGTCTCCCACCTCGCGGCGCTCGAGGCGGAGAGCATCTTCGTCATGCGCGAGGTCGTCGCCGAGTTGGAGCGCCCCGTGCTGCTCTTCTCGGGCGGCAAGGACTCGATCGTGATGCTCCGGCTCGCCGAGAAGGCGTTCGCACCGGCGCGAATCCCGTTCCCGGTGATGCACGTCGACACCGGTCACAACTTCCCCGAAGTGATCAACTTCCGCGACCGCCGGGTCGCCGAGCTCGGGCTGCACCTGGTGGTCGCCAGCGTGCCGGAGGCGATCGAGTCGGGCCTGGTGGTCGAGCCCGGCGACGGCACCCGCAACCGCATCCAGACGCCGGTGCTGCTCGACGCGGTGGAGAAATACCGCTTCGACGCGCTCTTCGGCGGCGCCCGGCGCGACGAGGAGAAGGCCCGCGCCAAGGAGCGGGTGTTCAGCTTCCGCGACGAGTTCGGCCAGTGGGACCCCAAGAACCAGCGCCCCGAGTTGTGGTCGCTCTACAACGGCCGGCACCACACGGGCGAGTCGATCCGGGTGTTCCCGCTGTCCAACTGGACCGAACTCGACGTCTGGCACTACATCCAGCACGAGCGGCTCGACCTGCCGTCGATCTACTACGCGCACGAGCGCTCGGTGATCTCCCGCGACGGCATGCTCTACGCCGTCAACGAGTTCATCTCGCCGCGCGGCGCCGAGCAGCCGTTCACCGCCAAGGTCCGCTACCGCACGGTCGGCGACGCGTCGTGCACGGCGGCGGTCGAGTCCGCCGCCGACACCGTCGAAAAGGTGATCGACGAGGTCGCCGCCACCCGGATCACCGAGCGGGGCGCCACCCGCGGCGATGACCGGGTCAGCGAGGCGGCCATGGAAGACCGCAAGCGAGAGGGCTACTTCTGA
- a CDS encoding sulfate adenylyltransferase subunit 1, translating into MSPTATEQRTMDLLRFATAGSVDDGKSTLIGRLLFDTKSLFTDQLAAVEAVSAARGDEYTNLALLTDGLRAEREQGITIDVAYRYFATPRRKFIIADTPGHIQYTRNMVTGASTADLALILVDARKGLVEQSRRHAFLCSLLRVPHLVLCVNKMDLVDWSQEVYERIADEFTAFAAKLEAPDLSVVPISALKGDNIASRSENMPWYEGPSLLHHLERVHIASDRNLVDVRFPVQYVIRPQSTTVTDYRGYAGQVASGVLKPGDEVMVLPSGLTSRIAAIDTADGPVAEAFPPMSVTVRLEDEIDISRGDLICRPNNAPAVAQDIEAMICWMDESKPLRVGGKYALKHTTRSVRAVVRDLHYRLDVNSLHRDEEAGELRLNEIGRLKLRTTAPLLADEYRRNRTTGGFILIDEATHRTVAAGMIVEAS; encoded by the coding sequence ATGTCGCCGACTGCTACCGAGCAGCGCACGATGGACCTGCTCCGGTTCGCGACCGCGGGCAGCGTCGACGACGGCAAGTCGACGCTGATCGGCCGGCTGCTCTTCGACACCAAGTCGCTCTTCACCGACCAGCTGGCGGCCGTCGAGGCGGTCAGCGCGGCCCGCGGCGACGAATACACCAACCTGGCGCTGCTCACCGACGGCCTGCGGGCCGAGCGCGAGCAGGGCATCACGATCGACGTGGCCTACCGCTATTTCGCGACGCCGCGCCGCAAGTTCATCATCGCCGACACTCCCGGGCACATTCAGTACACCCGCAACATGGTGACCGGCGCGTCCACCGCCGACCTGGCGCTGATCCTCGTCGACGCCCGCAAGGGCCTGGTCGAGCAGTCCCGCCGGCACGCGTTCCTGTGCTCGCTGCTGCGGGTGCCGCATCTGGTCCTCTGCGTCAACAAGATGGACCTGGTCGACTGGTCGCAGGAGGTCTACGAGCGGATCGCCGACGAGTTCACCGCGTTCGCGGCCAAGCTCGAGGCACCCGACCTGTCGGTGGTCCCGATCTCGGCCCTCAAGGGCGACAACATCGCGTCCCGCTCCGAAAACATGCCGTGGTACGAGGGTCCGTCGCTGCTGCACCACCTGGAGCGCGTACACATCGCGTCTGACCGCAATCTCGTCGACGTGCGTTTCCCGGTGCAGTATGTGATCCGTCCACAGTCGACAACGGTGACCGATTATCGGGGTTATGCCGGGCAGGTCGCGTCTGGGGTGCTCAAGCCGGGCGACGAGGTGATGGTGCTGCCGTCGGGGCTGACCAGCCGGATCGCCGCGATTGACACCGCTGATGGGCCGGTGGCCGAGGCATTCCCGCCGATGTCGGTGACTGTCCGTCTCGAGGACGAGATCGACATCTCGCGGGGTGACCTGATCTGCCGGCCGAACAACGCGCCTGCCGTCGCTCAAGACATCGAGGCGATGATCTGCTGGATGGATGAGAGCAAGCCGCTGCGGGTGGGTGGAAAATACGCGCTCAAGCACACGACGCGGTCCGTGCGGGCGGTTGTTCGGGATCTGCATTATCGGCTCGACGTGAACTCGCTGCATCGGGATGAAGAGGCGGGGGAGTTGCGGCTCAACGAGATCGGTCGCTTGAAGCTGCGGACCACGGCGCCGCTGTTGGCCGACGAGTATCGCCGGAACCGCACGACCGGCGGCTTCATCCTGATCGACGAAGCCACTCACCGGACCGTTGCCGCGGGCATGATTGTGGAAGCTAGCTAG
- a CDS encoding rhomboid family intramembrane serine protease has product MTLLRLRPYPLTLAVFVLTAVPSLLQFAFPSVLTSLQRTPAIRDGEVWRLFTSLLVQDGGWFGTISNLFFLVVVGSLAELTLRRWLWATCYFGVGLVAEAIAVAWQPTGGGNSIAICGLAGALTVALLTRPLRASAAWRPDAIGADLRPRHLWMPAGVAWWSVALLGTASEVALYVGVAAGVAVQVALIAGGETGRGNRTLGRIVGVGALLVGVALTALRNIHGPPLLLGAGLTYAATRRQR; this is encoded by the coding sequence ATGACCCTGCTCCGTCTGCGCCCCTATCCGCTGACGCTCGCCGTTTTCGTGCTGACGGCGGTGCCCAGCCTGCTCCAATTCGCGTTCCCGTCGGTGCTCACCTCGCTGCAACGCACCCCGGCAATCCGCGACGGCGAGGTCTGGCGCCTGTTCACGTCGCTGCTGGTGCAGGACGGCGGCTGGTTCGGCACCATCTCCAACCTGTTCTTCCTGGTAGTGGTCGGCTCGCTGGCCGAACTCACCCTGCGCCGCTGGCTCTGGGCAACGTGCTATTTCGGCGTCGGCCTGGTGGCCGAGGCGATCGCGGTGGCCTGGCAGCCGACCGGGGGTGGCAACTCGATCGCCATCTGCGGCCTGGCGGGCGCACTCACGGTCGCGCTGCTGACCCGGCCGTTGCGGGCAAGCGCGGCCTGGCGCCCAGACGCCATCGGCGCAGACCTGCGACCACGCCACCTGTGGATGCCGGCCGGCGTGGCCTGGTGGTCGGTGGCCCTGCTCGGCACGGCGAGCGAGGTGGCCCTTTATGTCGGCGTCGCTGCGGGGGTGGCGGTGCAGGTCGCACTGATAGCCGGCGGCGAAACGGGGCGCGGCAACCGCACCCTGGGCCGCATCGTGGGTGTTGGCGCACTGCTGGTTGGGGTAGCCCTGACCGCCCTACGCAACATCCACGGCCCGCCCCTTCTCCTCGGCGCCGGCCTGACCTACGCAGCAACCCGCCGCCAGCGCTAG